The DNA window GATGGTACTGTAGCTGTTAAAAATGGAGCTACCCTTACAATTCAGCCGGGAACATTTATCAAAGCTAAACCAAACGCTTCAGGAGAAGGTTCTGGAATTTTAGTAATTACAAAAACCGGTAAAATTAACGCTACAGGTACAGAGTCTCAACCAATTGTTTTCACCAGCTATAGATTATTAGACGGAAATGAAGACACTACGGCAACTCCAGGAGATTTTGGAGGAGTAATCCTTTTAGGAGATGCGCCTACCAATGTACCTTCTACAACAACAATTGAAGGTCTTACCGGAAGTGATTACTACTTCGGTGGTACAAACCCTTCTCACAATGCGGGAATTATGAAATATGTGCGTATTGAATTTGCAGGGTACGATTTCGTAGGAGCTAATTCCGGGAATGAAGTTAACGCTTTATCTTTAGGAGGAGTTGGAAACGGTACTACATTGGATCATATTCAGGTATCTTACGGTCAGGATGATTCTTTCGAGTTCTTCGGAGGTACGGTAAACGCTTCAAACTTAATCTCTTTTGCTGCAGAAGATGATAACTTCGACTTTGATAACGGATATACCGGGACTATTACATGTGCACTTTCTTTGGCAGATTACAATTCAGCTCACACGGTAAGCGGTGGAAGCCCGGATTCTAACGGTATTGAGTTGGATAATAACGCAACAGGTACTGCTACACCATTAATTACAAACCCTGTGATCAACAATCTTACGATCATTGGAGCTAAGTTTGGTACTGCAGGACAAGATGCTGCCTACGAAAACGGTATCCACATCAGAAGAAACGGTAAATTAACCTTAAATGATGCTGTAGTAACAGGATATCCTACAGGAATCAGAGTAGAAGGTACAGGTTCTGAATTATCTGCTGCTTCTAACTTAGGTTCAATTCAGGTTCATGGCTTTACAACTTCTGTAATGGGAGCAGGTACAGCAGGAATCCCGGTTGCTAACCTTCTTACAGGAACTACCGCTGCATCTTGGGGGATGAGCCAGCCATTCTTCAACGAAGGAAGCTGGAATGTATCACCTAGAAATTGTGGAAACTTCCAGGGAATCTGGACAAAATACAATTTTTCTATTGTAGAATAAAAAACTTTAAAAAGCAGGGAACGGCATATGCTGATTCCTTGCTTTTCTATTCAAAAAAATCTAAATAATTAAGTATCATGAAAAAAATAATTTTATCTTCTGTTCTGTTTTTATCTCAGCTAGCAACAGCACAAACTCTGGTATGGGGTAATACTTTTGATACTCCGGCTTCTCTTCAGGGATGGACTTTCCATGACCTGAATAACAATAGCAACGGATGGCTGCAGGGGCAGAATATTTATCACAACGGTACTTCTATGGTATATGGAACAGCTGGCGTTCTCCGTCATTCCATGAGTCTGGTTCCGACAGGAAGTGCTACAGGATTTGCAACAGAAAATGACTGGATCATTACTCCCGAAATTGATTTGACCAATACAACCGGAACGTTAACACTTACTGCTTCTATCGGAAGACAGAGAACGACACACACAGTCCTTGGGCGCGATCTTTATATTTTTGTAAGCACTCCTCAAAAACCGATTCCTACTATAGCTGATTTCCAGGCAATGACGGTAGATGGAGCAGGTAATGATCTTCCAAGTCCTTATAAATTACAGGTAGGAGGTTCCACCAATCCTTTTCCAACAGATCTTACTCAATTTGTAGAAAACCTTGTAGATCTTTCAGCTTTCGCCGGAAAGAAAATTTATATCGGAATGTGGTCCAACAGAAAACCAAACGGTAATAATATTCAAAATATCAATATTGATGAAATGGGTATTTATGCTTATTCATTCCTAAGTACAAAAGAGGTAAAAAGAAACAAAACCGTAACACAAATTATAGAAAATCCGGTAAAAGAAACTTTATATGTAAAGCTTAATCCGGAATTAAAAGAAAACAATACAATAGTTACCATTTACAATACTACGGCTCAAAAAGTTCTTACCACGCAGTATTCAAAATCGATCAATGTTGCGGGATTATCAGCCGGGATTTACATCACGGAAATTTCAGATGGAAAAACTACAGAGCAATTAAAATTTATTAAAAAATAATCAAAGAACCCTTAGAAAATTCATTTAGAAAGAAAACATAAATTTTAAATATACAATTATGGATGACTATTAGAAGAAGGTCATCCAGAGCATATCCAACTAGTTTTTTTATAATTATATATTGCCCCGGCTCATCGGGCGGGGCAATATTTTTAAAGTTAAATGACATAATTTAAACAAGAAAGATGAATAAGATCTTTGCATTTCTATTACTAACCATACTTTTTTCCTGTGCAGATAACACAATAATGGAAAAGTATGATAAGGCACAAAAGCCAGGAGAAGTATCTATAAAAGGATTCTCCAAACCGGATGTCCTTCAGTTGAGGTTTAACGGGGTTCCCGTATCCATTAACGGAAATACTTCCTATACCAATAAAATAGAAACCCAGCTTCAGTTTGTATTGGACGAAGGCGAAACCAACAAACTGGAAATATATAATAACGAAACAGGATCCGAAATTGCCGGCTATACAATTACCTACAACAATGTGGAGGATTATAAAAACCTGTATTTCTTTAATCTTCCGGGTATTTTCCTGCAAACCTATGCCGTAAAACCTCAGGTTAACCTGGGAAAAGTAGGATTTGAATTTATTTTTCCAAACCTGGGAGAATTTTCAGGAACCTCTCTTAAAAATGTTAAAGGTATTTTGAAAAGAGAAAACGGAGTCGTTCTGGCAGAATTTGAAGAGATCGGAAAGGATAATTTTACAGCAGTAAAAATGTATAATTCATTCAGTTCTACAGCTCCGGTCTACCTGGAATTATACAAAAAGGGAACCACAGAACCCTATGCAGGATCTGAAATGATTAAAGTTAAAATAAACCAGCACACAGGTGCTAACATGATTGTTCTTCAGGAAAAAATGGAAAATGGAAAATGGACGGTAAAAGGAGACATTGATATAGCTGGATATCTGTAAAATATGAGAAAATTTGTAAAATTTCTACTTATCGTAATAGCGGCCTTTCTCATTTCATGTACAAATAATGACGAAGGAGCTCCTTCTTTCCCTGAAGGAAGTACCGAATCTGTCAATCTTTGGGTCCAGGACAGCATGAAACGGTATTATTACTGGGCAGATCAAATGCCTTCCAAGCCGGATTATCATCTTCCGGTAAAAGATTTTTTCAACAGTTTATTGGCTCCTCAGGATCGTTTTTCTTTTATAGTCAATACAGAAGATTCATCCAGTTATCCTCGTTCCATCCGGAATATGTATGGCTTCGACTATACGGTTATTCAACTTGCCAATGGGGAAGTTGTAACTGTTGTGAAATTGGTATTAAAAGACTCTCCGGCATTCAATGCAGGCTTAGAAAGAGGGATGATGATTACCAGAATCAATGGGAAATTAATTACCGCAAATAATGCCGAATCCATTACTTCATCAATGAAAGACCAAACGGCTTTAGATCTTAAAGTGGGAAATTGGAAAAACGGGACCATTGCTGATGAAAAAGACGTAAAAGTCTACTATGGATACTCTTTTGAACAGCCTTTATTATCTAAGATTTTTGAGAAAAACGGTAAAAAGACAGGTTACCTTTATATTTATGATTTTCCGGATGGAATGACATCAGTACTTAATCAAAAATTTGCTGAATTTAAATCAGCAGGTGTACAGCAATTGATTCTTGATCTCCGCTACAATTATGGAGGTTCGGTATCATCTGCAGCAGCATTGTGTTCCCTGATTCCTTCGGGAATAACATCAGGTTCTCCATTCATCCTTTTTAAAGGAAATAAAAATGGAGGCGAAGTAAAAAGAACATTTGCCGAACAGATTGCCTACGATCCCAAAGCACTTGGTTTTAATACATTGCGGGCGAATGCATTGGGGCTGAATAAAGTGTATATTCTTACCTCAAACAGTACAGCATCTGCTGCAGAAATCGTTGTTAATAACCTTAAACCGTACTTACAGGTCATCCAGATTGGAGACATTACTTTAGGTAAAGATATGGCAGGATTTACAGTGGAAGATAAACGTAAACCCAGAAAAGTTTCCTGGCAGATTCATCCTGTTATTTATAAAGTATATAATGCCAATGGAATAGGGGAATACAACAAGGGAATTGTCCCTCAGGTCAAAGTGAATGAATACATGGAATTGCCGTTACTTCCCTTGGGTGATCCTGGTGAAACATTGATCTCATCGGCGCTTAATAATGCTTATTTAAAAACAACAGCACATAAGGAAGTTAGAATTTTATATCAAAGTGATGTACCCGGCATAGAAGGGAAGGGCTGGTAGGGGATATATTTGCTTTTTCAACTTTTATCTATTAAGCCATTTTAAAAAATAAAATTATGCAGGGAATAGAACCAAAACTTCACACAAGCCTCACCAGTCGTATTGAAAATTACCGACTGCTAATTGAAGCTTTGGAAGATCCCGAATCCCGGTCTTCTGATATTATGCTGCAGATTTCAGAATTGAGCAGTCTCTATGAAGATTATTTATCCAATAAAAAGAACCTTGAACAAAGCATTAAAAACTACAAGGTATATCATGAGAATCTAAGAAAAAGACTTACGTTGAGATACCGCGAACTTAAGAGAAAAACAAGGCAGAAATAATTGGTTTTGTTGCCAGTGTTTATCACGAAATTCATACATTTATCTCATCAAATTGACAGATGACGAATTTATGAATTTTAATGAGACTGAACTTTCCGGATATCTAGCAATGTTTTGGCAATTTTCCTGGCCGGAATGGATGGCATTCAGTCTTGTCATTAATCTATTTCTGTATTTATTTTCCATAGGACTTTATACTTTTATTGATAAAACCTGCAGGAAAAGCCTGTTACAGGAAAAAAATCATCCTGTCACTACATCTGATTTCTTTCTCAGCCTGTTTACGGTGATTTGCAACAGTCTTGTTTTATTGATCGGTGTTTTTTTATGGAAAAACGGATGGATTGAAATAGGTCAGAATTTGTCTGCTGGTGTTATCTGCTTAGAGATCATTGCGCTGCTTTTGCTGATGGACTTGTGTATGTACTTTTTTCATTATGCGGCACATTGGCCGATGGTCTATAAAATGCTGCATGGTAAACATCATGAACATGTAAGTACGAATTTTTTAAGCCTTTTTGTATTGCATCCCTTAGAAACTATCGGTTTTGGAGTGATGATGTTGATATTATTAATGTGCTATAATTTTTCTGTTGTTTCCATTTCAATTTATTTGTTGATCAACCTTATCTGGGGAACAATAGGGCATCTTAACAGAGAATTTTTTCCAGCCAGTTTTGATAGATTTCTTGTAGGAACTACGAGATTTCATAATCAGCATCATCTGGATGAAACGAAGAACTTCGGGTTTTATACTTCAATTTGGGATCGGCTCTTTAGGACTTACAAATAGAATTTTAGAAGGGGCTGGAACATGAAAATCGATTCTGCTTTTGCTCGCTAAAAATGATGAGCAATAATAATTTCCCTTTTTTACTAAAGCTTGAGATGACTCAACACCTTAGCCAGGAGGGAATTAAAGTTTTCCAATTCTTTGGAAGTGAGTATAGAGGCAGCCTGCCGGGTGATGTTCTTTCGGAAAGTTTCTGAATTTTCGATGATAAAACGCCCTTTTTCCGTCACAGAAAGGTTGAATTTCCTGCGGTCGGATTCATCCTGTTTCTGAATAATGAAATCATGACCTATCAAAAATTTTAATTGCTTGGAAACAGCAGCCTGGCTAATGTTAAAGGCAGTTGCTATTTCTCTTCCGGTGACTTCCTCTTTTCGAAGAATAAATTCGATCATATTGTAATGAGTTGCGGTTATTCCATTGATATCCCCCTTATTCATATGAGCGAGAATAAGACATTGAAAATCCGTAAAGGTGTTAAAAAACTCTTTTTCAATAGATTTCATAATGAAATTACTTAACTTAGTTAACTATTAACAAAGTTAATCATTTAAAATGGAAAATATAGAAATTACCAACGCGAGGCAAAATAATCTCAGGAATATTTCCATACAAGTTCCAAAATATAAGATGGTTGTGTTTACGGGAGTATCCGGTTCCGGAAAATCTTCCCTGGTTTTTGAGACCATTGGGGCGGAAGCTCAGCGACAAATTAATGAAACACAAAACAGCTTTATCAGAAACCGCTTACAGCATTACGGAGTACCCAACGTAGATAAAATTGAAAACCTGAATGTTCCGATCATCATCAATCAGAAAAGATTAGGCGGAAACGCCAGATCTACCGTTGGAACGGCCGCTGATGTCTATGCTTCCTTACGATTACTGTTTTCCAGGATGGGGAAACCTTTCGTGGGATATTCCAATGTTTTTTCCTTTAACAATCCGCAGGGAATGTGCCCGGAATGCGAAGGGCTGGGCTTTGTACAGACCTTGGATATTAATACTTTAATTGACCGAAATAAATCGTTACATGAAGGAGCTATCCGTTTTCCGACTTTTCAGCCCGGAGGCTGGCGGTTAACGAGATATACTTTATCCGGCTATTTTGATAATGATAAAAAATTAAAGGATTTTACTGATAAAGAATGGGATACCTTGTTGTACGCTGAAGAGCATAAACCCAGACATCCTCATAAAGAATGGGGAAAAACAGTAAAATATGAAGGGATTATTCCCAGAATTGAAAAAGCATTTCTGAAAAAAGATTCCAAAGAAAATATAACAAGAAAAGATGCCCTGAATCATGTGGTGGTGACGAAAACCTGCCCGTCATGTCACGGAAAACGATTGAATAAAAAGATTCTCTCCTGTAAAATTGAAGGAAAAAGCATTGCAGATTGTACGGCGCTTTCGATTGATGAACTCCTGGAATTTATAGGTTCACTGGATTCCGGGGCGTATAACGTCATCGTTAAGGAGCTTTCAATGAAACTGCAGAATATTGTGACTATCGGGCTCCAATACCTGACATTGGACAGAAGTACCAATACGCTTTCCGGGGGCGAATCTCAAAGGATAAAAATGGTCAGAAGTCTGGGAAACAGCCTGGTTGATTTGCTTTATATTTTTGATGAACCGAGTATCGGACTTCATCCTAAGGATTTGCAAAACATTATTACAATTATTCAGCAAATAAGAGATAAAGGGAACTCGGTTTTAATCGTAGAACACGATCCTGATCTTATTAAAACCGCAGATTGGATTATCGATATCGGACCCGGTTCAGGAAAGAATGGAGGGAAAATCGTATACGAAGGAACATTTGAAAATTTAAAAACATCAGCAGGAAAGACAGGATCTTATTTTTCTAAAAAACCCGTTGTAAAACAAAAAGTCAGAAGCCCTTCAGGATATCTGGAGATAAAAAATGCCAGCCTCTACAATCTTAAAGATATCAGTGTACATATTCCCACAGGAATAATGACTGTAGTAACCGGAGTGGCGGGATCAGGGAAAAGCACTTTAATTAATCGGGTATTACCTCAAATTTATCCTGATGTAACGGTAATAGACCAATCTCTGTTTGCCGCAAGTGTCCGTTCCAATCTCCTTACGTATTTAGGCATATCTGATACTGTACGCCGCCTTTTTGCTCAGGTGAACCATGTTTCAGAAAAGTTGTTTAGCAGAAACAGTGATGGTGCCTGCAAAAACTGCAAGGGGTTGGGAGTGGAAAAGATAGACCTTGCTTTTATGGATGATATTGAACAGCCTTGTGAAGTTTGTGGCGGTTCCGGATTTGATCCTGATGTTCTGCAATATCAATATGATGGGAAGACCATTGTAGAAGTAATGAATATGACGGTTTCTGAAGCGGCTCTTTTTTTTAAACAGGAAGCAATCCTGACCCACTTTGACCTGTTATTACAATTAGGCCTGGATTATCTGACTTTAGGCCAACGTCTGGACAGTTTTTCGGGAGGAGAACGTCAACGTCTGAAAATGACCAGAGAATTGAAAAATACCCATCAGATCATCATTCTGGACGAGCCAAGTACTGGCCTGCACCCCGATGATACCCGGAAATTATTGTCTTTTTTTAACAGACTTATCGATCAGAATAATACTTTAATTGTAATCGAACATAATCTGGATATTATTGCTCAGGCAGACTGGGTTATTGATATCGGTCCCGGTGCCGGAAAGTACGGCGGAAAAATTTTGTTTGAAGGAAGCCCGAAAGAATTATTAAAAAATAAAGAATCATTTACCGCTGAGTTTCTAAGAAAACATATTCAGCAGGATGGAAAAAATTAAACCATTAAGAGTTGGAAAGTCAATGAGAAATATTTCTCTTACAACTTTTTCCATCTTAATGGTTTAATTAAAATATATTATTTACCGGCTGCTTTTACAGCTTCTTTTATTCTGTTTTCGATAATTCGCCAGTCATACAAATGAAAAACCCTGCCATTGCTCATGGCCACAAATACTCCTTTGGGAAATTTTGGACCGAGATTGATAGGTGTGACTTCAGAGCCGTCACTTTCACTGGTCGAAACAGGAATTTCTGCAATTCTTCCTTTGGAGGGATTTTCTCTCAGATAGACATTAAAAGTATCATTCTGCTGATTGGAAACCAGAATATATCCCGTTGCTCCTGAAGTCGGATAGATTGAAATTCCTTCTACATCAGAGGTAAAGTCACCTTTCCCGAAAACCAGTAATTCTTCGTTTCCTCTGTCCGGATCTGCATAATATTGATGAACTCCAAACTGTTCGTCTGAATAATAAATATAGCCCATTTCATCATCCACAGCGATACTTTCAATCTCTTTCAAACCGCTGTATTTTCCAAACTTACGAATGACTTCTCCGGTGATTTTGCCATTCTTTTCTGCAAGCTTGTATTGCCAGAGATAGCCGTCAGCTGGTCCGGATTTCCTTCCTACAACAGCATAGATTTCGCCGGTTTCAGGTTTTTT is part of the Chryseobacterium lactis genome and encodes:
- a CDS encoding T9SS-dependent choice-of-anchor J family protein, which codes for MKKIILSSVLFLSQLATAQTLVWGNTFDTPASLQGWTFHDLNNNSNGWLQGQNIYHNGTSMVYGTAGVLRHSMSLVPTGSATGFATENDWIITPEIDLTNTTGTLTLTASIGRQRTTHTVLGRDLYIFVSTPQKPIPTIADFQAMTVDGAGNDLPSPYKLQVGGSTNPFPTDLTQFVENLVDLSAFAGKKIYIGMWSNRKPNGNNIQNINIDEMGIYAYSFLSTKEVKRNKTVTQIIENPVKETLYVKLNPELKENNTIVTIYNTTAQKVLTTQYSKSINVAGLSAGIYITEISDGKTTEQLKFIKK
- a CDS encoding sterol desaturase family protein gives rise to the protein MNFNETELSGYLAMFWQFSWPEWMAFSLVINLFLYLFSIGLYTFIDKTCRKSLLQEKNHPVTTSDFFLSLFTVICNSLVLLIGVFLWKNGWIEIGQNLSAGVICLEIIALLLLMDLCMYFFHYAAHWPMVYKMLHGKHHEHVSTNFLSLFVLHPLETIGFGVMMLILLMCYNFSVVSISIYLLINLIWGTIGHLNREFFPASFDRFLVGTTRFHNQHHLDETKNFGFYTSIWDRLFRTYK
- a CDS encoding ATP-binding cassette domain-containing protein → MENIEITNARQNNLRNISIQVPKYKMVVFTGVSGSGKSSLVFETIGAEAQRQINETQNSFIRNRLQHYGVPNVDKIENLNVPIIINQKRLGGNARSTVGTAADVYASLRLLFSRMGKPFVGYSNVFSFNNPQGMCPECEGLGFVQTLDINTLIDRNKSLHEGAIRFPTFQPGGWRLTRYTLSGYFDNDKKLKDFTDKEWDTLLYAEEHKPRHPHKEWGKTVKYEGIIPRIEKAFLKKDSKENITRKDALNHVVVTKTCPSCHGKRLNKKILSCKIEGKSIADCTALSIDELLEFIGSLDSGAYNVIVKELSMKLQNIVTIGLQYLTLDRSTNTLSGGESQRIKMVRSLGNSLVDLLYIFDEPSIGLHPKDLQNIITIIQQIRDKGNSVLIVEHDPDLIKTADWIIDIGPGSGKNGGKIVYEGTFENLKTSAGKTGSYFSKKPVVKQKVRSPSGYLEIKNASLYNLKDISVHIPTGIMTVVTGVAGSGKSTLINRVLPQIYPDVTVIDQSLFAASVRSNLLTYLGISDTVRRLFAQVNHVSEKLFSRNSDGACKNCKGLGVEKIDLAFMDDIEQPCEVCGGSGFDPDVLQYQYDGKTIVEVMNMTVSEAALFFKQEAILTHFDLLLQLGLDYLTLGQRLDSFSGGERQRLKMTRELKNTHQIIILDEPSTGLHPDDTRKLLSFFNRLIDQNNTLIVIEHNLDIIAQADWVIDIGPGAGKYGGKILFEGSPKELLKNKESFTAEFLRKHIQQDGKN
- a CDS encoding MarR family winged helix-turn-helix transcriptional regulator yields the protein MKSIEKEFFNTFTDFQCLILAHMNKGDINGITATHYNMIEFILRKEEVTGREIATAFNISQAAVSKQLKFLIGHDFIIQKQDESDRRKFNLSVTEKGRFIIENSETFRKNITRQAASILTSKELENFNSLLAKVLSHLKL
- a CDS encoding phytase, translated to MKKFIYYKAALAVIPFVISCTGQKQLGEKLKPTVITETVVHDTDDPAIWINPQDASKSIIVGTDKDSDGGLFAFDLNGKIIHKVTGLKRPNNVDIEYGFILNGKKIDIAAVTERETNKVKLYSLPELNEVGEFSVFDGESERGPMGISMYKKPETGEIYAVVGRKSGPADGYLWQYKLAEKNGKITGEVIRKFGKYSGLKEIESIAVDDEMGYIYYSDEQFGVHQYYADPDRGNEELLVFGKGDFTSDVEGISIYPTSGATGYILVSNQQNDTFNVYLRENPSKGRIAEIPVSTSESDGSEVTPINLGPKFPKGVFVAMSNGRVFHLYDWRIIENRIKEAVKAAGK
- a CDS encoding S41 family peptidase, with protein sequence MRKFVKFLLIVIAAFLISCTNNDEGAPSFPEGSTESVNLWVQDSMKRYYYWADQMPSKPDYHLPVKDFFNSLLAPQDRFSFIVNTEDSSSYPRSIRNMYGFDYTVIQLANGEVVTVVKLVLKDSPAFNAGLERGMMITRINGKLITANNAESITSSMKDQTALDLKVGNWKNGTIADEKDVKVYYGYSFEQPLLSKIFEKNGKKTGYLYIYDFPDGMTSVLNQKFAEFKSAGVQQLILDLRYNYGGSVSSAAALCSLIPSGITSGSPFILFKGNKNGGEVKRTFAEQIAYDPKALGFNTLRANALGLNKVYILTSNSTASAAEIVVNNLKPYLQVIQIGDITLGKDMAGFTVEDKRKPRKVSWQIHPVIYKVYNANGIGEYNKGIVPQVKVNEYMELPLLPLGDPGETLISSALNNAYLKTTAHKEVRILYQSDVPGIEGKGW